AGGTCTTTTATGTGCGCATAAAAAATGGTATACTTAATTGAAATTAAATTAGTAAAAATAGATAGTTTATAATTTGTAATACAAATTTTAGAAAAAGGAGAAGTCTACATGTCAAACTTGACTAAAAAAGAGATCAATAGTTATGCTATGTACACCTTGTCATCAACTGTTGGGAACATGTTGCCATTAAGCTATATTACAATTTTTATTACAGAAAACTTATTAATTAGCGCGGCACTTATGGGAACGACTTTGCTTATTGCACGTACTTTAGATTTTATGGTAGGAGTAGTTGTAGGAGGTATTGTGGAAAAAGCCAAACTGCCCTGGGGAAAATATCGGTCTTGGCTCGTCATCTTAAAATACACGGCTTTTGCAGGCTGCGTAATGCAATTTACAGATACGGCCTCCTTACCAGTAGCAGCTCGTGCGGTTATAATCGTAATAGGTTACTGTTTGTTGCATTTCTCAATGAACTTTACGACGACAGCTCAATATGGAATTTTAGCATCTATGGCAAAAACGTCCATGGAAGATCGAAGCACTCTGTCTATTCGTGGTGGGCAAGCTATGGCAGTAGCCAATATTCTCGCTTCAGCTACAGCTCTTCCATTTATCAACTTTTTAACTCCTATTGTAGGGAATTCCAATGCGTATACTATTGTAGCAGCAATATTCGCCGCTATTATGTTTATAGGTGCAACGATTCTTACTAAAGTTGCGGCGCCTTATGACCCAGATCAGGGCAATGTCTCTAGTGGGGCAAGGGTAACTGTAGGTGATATGGTTCGCTCTGTTCTTACCAACAATCAGCTTTTAGTGGTTATGTTTGCTCATATCTTTTTTTATGTGGGCATGTTTACCTTTAATGGACTAATGGCATATTATTTTATGTATGTACTTGGAAATTTCTTGTTGATGTCTGTAGCCATGACCATAACGATGATCTTTAGCTTGTTTGCTAGTATTATCAGTCCTAAAATAGGCGTAAAACTAGGTAAGAAAAATGCTATGGTTGTAGGACTATTGGTATACGGCTTAGGAAGTTTGGTAATCGCATTTTTAGGACATATATCTTTAGTAATCTATATTGTTATTAACTGTATCATGACATTAGGCATGTATATGTACACAGGTTTTGGCGTCAACTATATGCTAGATGCTGGTGAATATGGTCTTTATAAGACAGGAAAGGATAATCGTGCGGTTGCAATCTCTATGTTTAATCTTCAAGTAAAAGTGGGAATGACTCTAGGTGGTGCAATTGTCGGTTATGGTCTCTCGATAATAGGATACAAGGCGGGAATGGAGGCTACTCCAGAATTTATCAATCATTTCATGCTCTTATTTGGTGGATTACCTGCAATATTATATTTTATAGGATCTATTGTTATGTTAAAAGGATATAAGATCACAGACGAAGATGCAGCTTGGTATGCAGCAGAAAATGGGAAAAGAATGGCTGCACTTACAGAAGAATAAGCGACATATTAAATAGCATAGAAATGTTGTCACCTTTTGAAATGAGCATCCACTATTATTTCTACTAAAGTAAAAAAAGTCTAAGATAAAAATAATTTTTAGATTATATGTTTAAAAAAACATCCATGGGGTATATAAAAGTTAACAAGGAAATGGTTTTAAAATAATGACGACATCTACCGTCAATCTGAATAATAGGAAAACGATAAACAAAAGATGAATTCTCGCGATAGCCCAGATTAGGGATTGGAGAAAGACAAATCTATGTGATCACATAGAATTTGAAAGTAATTTTTACAGTTTATACAGAACCTATTAAATGGAAAGAGGAAAAAGGCTGTTTGTCAAAAATGTAAACCATTACTTGAATACTTTACCTTGAAAGGATGTTTCAATGGAAAGTGTGCTTAAAATATAAGAGGCAGATTCTCATATTATATGATGAATTTGCCTCTTATATTTTTTGATTGAGAATACTATCTTGGTATGACAGTCTATTCCCTAACTGGGATAGATGCTTCAAGTAATTGACAATTTAAGCCGAAAGCTGAACGCAGAAAGCGGAATGGGGAAAGCTGAATGCGGAAAGCCGAAAACTCGCCTGCAGGCGAGGTAACGTCCAAGCCCTTACAGAGCCCCACCCCATGTCATCCTAGAGCGAAGCGAAGGATCTAAGACCCACAGAGCCCCACCGCAGTCATCCTAGAGCGAAGCGAAGGATCTAAGACCCACAGAGCCCCACCGCAGTCATCCTAGAGCGAAGCGAAGGATCTAAGCCCCACAGCGCCCACCCCAGTCATCCTAGAAGCGCAGCGAAGAATCTAAAGTCCACAGAGCCCCACCCCAGTCATCCTAGAGCGCAGCGAAGGATCTAAGCCCCACAGAGCACACCCCCATGTCATCCTAGAGCGAAGCGAAGGATCCAAGCCCCACAGAGCCCAGCCCCCATGTCATCCTAGAGCGAAGCGAAGGATCTAAGCCCCACAGCGCCCCACCCCAGTCATCCTAGAGCGAAGCGAAGGATCTAAGACCCACAGAGCCTCACCCCAGTCATCCTAGAGCGTAGCGAAGGATCCAAAGCCCACAGAGCCCCACCCCAGTCATCCTAGAGCGAAGCGAAGGATCCAAAGCCCACAGAGCCCCATCCCCATGTCATCCTAAAGCGCAAGCGAAGGATCCAAAGCCCACAGCGCTCCACCGCAGTCATCCTAGAGCGAAGCGAAGGATCCAAGACCCACAGAGCCCCACCCCAGTCATCCTAGAGCGAAGCGAAGGATCCAAAGCCAGCAGAGCCCCACCCCCATGTCATCCTAGAGCGCAGCGAAGGATCCAAGCCCCACAGAGCCCCATCCCAGTCATCCTAGAGCGTAGCGAAGGATACAAAG
This DNA window, taken from Alkalibaculum bacchi, encodes the following:
- a CDS encoding MFS transporter; this encodes MSNLTKKEINSYAMYTLSSTVGNMLPLSYITIFITENLLISAALMGTTLLIARTLDFMVGVVVGGIVEKAKLPWGKYRSWLVILKYTAFAGCVMQFTDTASLPVAARAVIIVIGYCLLHFSMNFTTTAQYGILASMAKTSMEDRSTLSIRGGQAMAVANILASATALPFINFLTPIVGNSNAYTIVAAIFAAIMFIGATILTKVAAPYDPDQGNVSSGARVTVGDMVRSVLTNNQLLVVMFAHIFFYVGMFTFNGLMAYYFMYVLGNFLLMSVAMTITMIFSLFASIISPKIGVKLGKKNAMVVGLLVYGLGSLVIAFLGHISLVIYIVINCIMTLGMYMYTGFGVNYMLDAGEYGLYKTGKDNRAVAISMFNLQVKVGMTLGGAIVGYGLSIIGYKAGMEATPEFINHFMLLFGGLPAILYFIGSIVMLKGYKITDEDAAWYAAENGKRMAALTEE